The following are encoded together in the Chromatiaceae bacterium genome:
- a CDS encoding geranylgeranyl diphosphate reductase — protein sequence MSGLETFDVVVVGGGPAGATAANELARAGRSVVLLDRNGRIKPCGGAIPPQLMREFDIPESLLCARIHSARMVSPAERRVDMPINGGYVGMVKRDHFDPWLRQRAASSGAQLRVGTLQEVTREAGGRVRIHYHPGGPGQNCSAAETVRARCLIGADGANSTVAKQCMPGTHKMRYVNAYHEIVSAPNGERGDYDASRCDVYYQGVISPDFYGWIFPHGDSVSIGVGTAIAGFSLRQATTRLREAAGLDQMTTLRREGAPIPLQPRPRWDDGHNLILAGDAAGVVAPASGEGIYYAMVSGRLAAQAADTFCTSGDVRALASARSRFMKAHGRVFRILGLLQRFWYSSDRRRERFVSMCRDPDVQRLTWEAYMNKRLVRASPVAHMRILVKDVAHLLGIVPP from the coding sequence ATGTCCGGACTGGAAACCTTCGATGTCGTCGTCGTGGGGGGCGGGCCGGCGGGGGCGACGGCGGCCAACGAACTGGCCCGCGCCGGGCGCTCGGTGGTGCTGCTTGACCGCAACGGCCGTATCAAACCCTGCGGCGGGGCCATCCCTCCGCAACTGATGCGCGAGTTCGATATTCCCGAATCCCTGCTGTGCGCCCGCATCCATTCGGCCCGCATGGTCTCCCCCGCCGAGCGCCGCGTGGACATGCCCATCAACGGCGGCTATGTCGGCATGGTCAAGCGGGATCACTTCGACCCTTGGCTGCGTCAGCGAGCGGCATCCTCCGGGGCGCAACTGCGGGTCGGCACCCTCCAGGAGGTGACGCGCGAGGCGGGGGGTAGGGTACGGATTCACTACCATCCCGGTGGGCCGGGGCAGAACTGCTCGGCCGCGGAGACGGTGCGTGCCCGCTGCCTCATCGGCGCCGATGGCGCCAACTCCACGGTGGCCAAGCAATGCATGCCTGGCACCCACAAGATGCGGTACGTCAACGCTTATCATGAAATTGTCTCGGCGCCGAACGGTGAGCGCGGCGACTATGACGCCTCCCGCTGCGACGTTTATTATCAAGGTGTTATCTCCCCCGACTTTTACGGCTGGATCTTCCCCCATGGCGACAGCGTCAGTATCGGGGTGGGCACGGCCATTGCGGGCTTCTCGCTCCGTCAGGCCACGACGAGGCTCCGGGAGGCCGCGGGTCTCGACCAGATGACGACCCTGCGGCGCGAGGGCGCGCCCATCCCCCTGCAGCCACGCCCGCGGTGGGACGACGGCCACAATCTGATTCTGGCGGGCGATGCCGCGGGAGTGGTCGCGCCGGCCTCCGGCGAGGGCATCTACTACGCCATGGTCAGCGGGCGCCTGGCGGCGCAAGCCGCCGATACTTTCTGCACTTCCGGCGATGTCCGCGCCCTGGCCTCCGCCCGGTCGCGCTTCATGAAGGCGCACGGGCGGGTGTTCCGCATCCTGGGACTACTCCAACGGTTCTGGTATTCGAGCGACCGGCGGCGCGAAAGATTCGTGAGCATGTGCCGGGACCCGGACGTGCAGCGGCTCACCTGGGAGGCCTACATGAATAAGCGCTTGGTCAGGGCGAGTCCGGTCGCCCATATGCGCATCCTGGTCAAGGATGTGGCGCACCTGCTGGGCATAGTTCCCCCTTAA
- a CDS encoding BCD family MFS transporter — translation MNSSLQPNLGWLGILRLGLVQTSLGAIIVLTTSTLNRVMVVEFALPAMIPGALVALHHLVQISRPRWGYGSDMGGRRTPWIIGGMGLLALGGVMASVATAWMEHNLSGGTALAILAFILIGVGVGACGTSLLVLLAQRVGERQRAAAATTLWVMMIIGFIITATTAGHFLDPFSPGRLVMVTTTVSAIALVVTLLSIWGIEGAAHPLTPGPGQAPASGKASFKEALAQVWSEPKARRFTLFVFFSMLAYSAQDLILEPFAGIVFGLTPGQSTQLAGTQNGGVLTGMLLLAFMGSSTWGRRFGTLQDWTVRGCIASAVALFALSLGAFFAPAWPLHITVFALGVANGLFAVAAIGSMMALVGAGREHREGMRMGLWGAAQALAFGLGGFLGTAAVDLARYLMESPVMAYATVFSGEALMFLVSAVLAVRVTRPLPAHGQPASFHAQGEPVTETGAS, via the coding sequence ATGAACAGTAGCCTGCAACCCAATCTCGGCTGGCTCGGCATCCTGCGCCTGGGACTGGTCCAGACCTCCCTGGGCGCCATCATCGTCCTGACGACATCGACCTTGAATCGGGTCATGGTCGTCGAGTTCGCCCTGCCGGCCATGATCCCTGGCGCCCTGGTCGCCCTGCACCATCTCGTACAGATATCCCGCCCACGCTGGGGTTATGGCTCGGACATGGGCGGGCGCCGCACTCCCTGGATCATTGGCGGCATGGGGTTACTGGCCCTCGGCGGGGTCATGGCGAGTGTCGCCACCGCCTGGATGGAGCATAACCTGTCCGGGGGGACCGCCCTGGCAATCCTGGCCTTCATCCTCATCGGCGTAGGCGTGGGTGCCTGTGGTACCTCATTATTGGTGCTCCTGGCCCAGCGCGTCGGCGAGCGCCAGCGGGCGGCGGCGGCCACCACCCTCTGGGTGATGATGATCATCGGCTTTATCATCACCGCCACCACCGCCGGTCACTTCCTCGACCCCTTCTCCCCTGGACGCCTCGTCATGGTCACGACGACCGTCTCCGCCATCGCCCTAGTGGTTACCCTGCTCTCCATTTGGGGGATCGAAGGGGCCGCCCACCCACTGACTCCCGGGCCCGGCCAGGCTCCCGCCTCCGGCAAGGCCAGTTTCAAGGAGGCCTTGGCCCAGGTCTGGTCGGAGCCCAAGGCCCGGCGCTTCACCCTCTTCGTCTTCTTTTCCATGCTGGCCTACAGTGCTCAGGACCTGATTCTGGAGCCCTTCGCGGGTATCGTCTTTGGCCTGACGCCTGGCCAATCGACGCAACTCGCGGGCACCCAGAATGGTGGAGTGCTCACCGGCATGCTGCTGCTGGCCTTCATGGGCAGTTCCACCTGGGGGCGCCGTTTTGGCACCTTGCAGGACTGGACCGTGCGGGGTTGCATCGCCTCCGCGGTCGCCCTTTTCGCCCTCTCCCTGGGCGCCTTTTTCGCCCCGGCCTGGCCCCTGCATATCACGGTCTTCGCCCTTGGCGTCGCCAACGGCCTCTTCGCGGTCGCCGCTATCGGTTCCATGATGGCCCTCGTGGGCGCGGGCCGCGAGCATCGCGAAGGCATGCGCATGGGGCTCTGGGGCGCCGCGCAGGCCTTGGCGTTCGGGCTGGGGGGCTTCCTCGGGACCGCCGCCGTTGATCTGGCGCGTTATCTCATGGAATCGCCCGTTATGGCTTATGCGACCGTCTTCTCCGGCGAGGCGCTCATGTTCCTGGTCTCCGCGGTCCTGGCGGTCAGGGTGACCCGCCCCTTGCCGGCGCACGGGCAGCCGGCCAGCTTCCATGCCCAGGGTGAACCTGTCACCGAAACGGGAGCCTCCTAG
- the chlG gene encoding chlorophyll synthase ChlG, whose protein sequence is MSESSLSAILDKSPNGAVILELLKPITWFPPMWAFGCGVVSSGQPIVAHWPLVMVGVLLAGPLVCGTSQAVNDWFDRHVDAINEPHRPIPSGRMPGRWGLRIAILWTLVSLAIAALLGTWVLGATALGLAMAWAYSAPPLRLKGNGWWGNAAVAVSYEGLAWVTGAAVMIGGMMPNWRILLLAGLYSAGAHGIMTLNDFKAIEGDQRLGIRSLPVQLGVRGAAWAACLFMALPQIAVAAALAAWQRPWHAFAVALILLIQLLMMIRFLRNPREQATWFSAMGVSVYVTGMLISAFALREMT, encoded by the coding sequence ATGAGTGAATCATCCCTGTCGGCGATCCTGGATAAATCCCCAAACGGGGCAGTCATCCTGGAATTGCTCAAGCCCATCACCTGGTTCCCACCGATGTGGGCCTTCGGTTGTGGGGTGGTTTCCTCGGGGCAACCTATCGTGGCGCATTGGCCACTGGTCATGGTCGGCGTCCTCCTTGCCGGTCCCCTGGTTTGTGGCACCAGCCAGGCGGTCAACGATTGGTTTGATCGGCATGTGGATGCTATCAACGAACCGCACCGCCCCATTCCCTCGGGGCGGATGCCAGGCCGCTGGGGATTGCGCATCGCGATCCTCTGGACCCTGGTCTCCCTCGCGATCGCTGCCCTGCTGGGCACCTGGGTGCTGGGCGCCACGGCCCTTGGCCTGGCGATGGCATGGGCCTACAGCGCGCCCCCCCTGCGCCTCAAGGGCAACGGCTGGTGGGGCAATGCCGCCGTCGCCGTCTCCTACGAGGGGCTGGCCTGGGTCACGGGCGCGGCGGTCATGATCGGGGGCATGATGCCCAATTGGCGCATTCTGCTGTTGGCCGGCCTCTATAGCGCGGGCGCCCACGGCATCATGACCCTGAACGATTTCAAGGCGATCGAGGGTGACCAGCGCCTGGGCATCCGCTCCCTGCCCGTTCAGTTGGGTGTCCGCGGCGCGGCCTGGGCGGCCTGTCTCTTCATGGCCCTGCCCCAAATCGCGGTCGCCGCCGCCCTGGCCGCCTGGCAGCGGCCATGGCATGCCTTCGCCGTCGCCCTGATCCTGCTCATCCAACTCCTGATGATGATCCGGTTTCTGCGCAACCCACGCGAGCAGGCGACCTGGTTCAGCGCCATGGGAGTAAGCGTCTATGTCACTGGCATGCTCATAAGCGCCTTTGCCCTGAGAGAAATGACTTAA
- the bchF gene encoding 2-vinyl bacteriochlorophyllide hydratase, translating into MGHSQSRNSLPRPLYSPEERRRRDASTWTIVQGILAPVQFLVFLVSLILVLRYLATGAGEAAATVSIVVKTLFLYAIMITGSIWEKVVFGRYLFARSFFWEDVFSMLVLALHTGYLVALIGGYLDVRALMLLALAAYAAYLINATQFLLKLRAARLSQPAPGVVGMVGAAE; encoded by the coding sequence ATGGGTCACTCTCAGTCTCGGAATTCCTTGCCTCGGCCGCTGTATTCACCCGAGGAGCGTCGCAGACGTGACGCATCAACCTGGACGATTGTCCAGGGCATTCTTGCGCCCGTGCAATTTCTGGTCTTCCTGGTCAGCCTCATCCTGGTGTTGCGTTACCTGGCGACGGGGGCGGGCGAGGCGGCGGCAACCGTATCCATCGTCGTTAAGACCCTGTTCCTGTATGCCATCATGATCACGGGGTCCATTTGGGAGAAGGTTGTCTTCGGGCGTTACCTCTTTGCCCGATCCTTCTTCTGGGAAGATGTTTTCAGCATGTTGGTCCTCGCCTTGCACACCGGCTACCTGGTGGCTCTGATCGGTGGCTATCTGGACGTGCGGGCCCTGATGTTGCTGGCCCTGGCCGCCTATGCCGCCTACCTTATCAATGCCACCCAGTTCCTTCTCAAGTTGCGCGCAGCCCGACTTTCGCAACCCGCCCCAGGGGTCGTGGGCATGGTCGGGGCGGCCGAGTGA
- a CDS encoding ferredoxin:protochlorophyllide reductase (ATP-dependent) subunit N has translation MASDVPAPCRDEATSPVSSQRQAFCGLAGIVWLHRKMQDAFFLVVGSRTCAHMLQSAAGVMIFASPRFATAILEERDLAGLADVHVELDRLVERLLERRPDIATLFLVGSCPSEVLKLDLGKAAERLTKAHPGRLRVLAYSGSGLETSFTQGEDTCLEAMVGDLPSRPAGEPGLLVVGTLADVVEDQFSRLFEALGMGPVHFFPPRLSSQLPPLGSGTQVLLAQPFLGRTARALEARGARVLEAPYPIGIEGTRLWLGVAARAWGVAEGRLAEILERPVARAEQALAHYAPALAGKRIAFFPDSQLEIPIARFLQRECGMELLEVGVPYLDRRLMAAEVALLPEGTQLLEGADVDQQLERVRAERPDLTVCGLGLANPLEAEGLATKWSIELVFSPIQGFEQAADLAELFARPLIRRERLKV, from the coding sequence ATGGCTAGCGACGTCCCCGCGCCTTGCCGGGATGAGGCGACTTCCCCTGTCAGCAGCCAGCGGCAGGCTTTTTGTGGCCTGGCGGGTATCGTCTGGCTCCACCGCAAGATGCAGGATGCCTTTTTCCTGGTCGTTGGCTCACGAACCTGCGCCCACATGCTGCAGTCCGCGGCGGGTGTCATGATCTTCGCGTCCCCGCGTTTCGCCACGGCGATCCTGGAGGAGCGTGACCTCGCCGGGCTCGCCGACGTCCATGTCGAACTGGACCGCCTGGTCGAACGGTTACTGGAGCGCCGCCCGGACATCGCCACCCTCTTCCTGGTGGGCTCCTGCCCGTCGGAGGTCCTCAAGCTCGATCTGGGCAAGGCGGCGGAGCGGCTGACTAAGGCCCATCCGGGGCGCTTGCGCGTCCTGGCCTATTCGGGCAGTGGGCTCGAGACCAGCTTCACCCAGGGCGAGGATACCTGTCTGGAGGCCATGGTGGGCGACTTGCCCAGCCGGCCCGCGGGCGAGCCCGGTCTTCTGGTGGTGGGCACCCTCGCCGACGTGGTCGAGGACCAGTTTTCCCGCCTGTTCGAGGCGCTGGGCATGGGGCCCGTGCACTTCTTTCCGCCGCGCCTCTCGTCCCAGCTTCCCCCACTCGGTAGCGGGACCCAGGTGCTGCTTGCCCAGCCCTTTCTGGGTCGGACGGCGCGCGCCCTGGAGGCCCGGGGCGCCAGGGTGCTGGAGGCGCCCTATCCGATCGGGATCGAGGGGACCCGTCTCTGGCTGGGCGTTGCGGCCCGGGCCTGGGGGGTGGCGGAGGGGCGCCTCGCCGAGATTCTGGAGCGGCCGGTGGCGCGGGCCGAGCAGGCCCTGGCCCACTACGCCCCCGCACTGGCTGGTAAGCGGATCGCCTTCTTCCCCGATTCCCAACTGGAGATCCCGATAGCCCGCTTTCTTCAGCGGGAATGTGGCATGGAACTCCTGGAGGTCGGCGTGCCCTATCTGGACCGCCGCCTGATGGCTGCCGAAGTCGCCCTCCTGCCCGAGGGGACCCAACTGCTGGAAGGGGCGGATGTGGACCAGCAACTTGAGCGGGTGCGGGCGGAGCGACCCGACCTCACGGTGTGCGGCCTGGGCCTCGCCAACCCGCTGGAGGCGGAGGGTCTCGCCACCAAGTGGTCGATTGAACTGGTCTTCTCGCCGATCCAGGGTTTCGAGCAGGCGGCGGACCTCGCCGAACTTTTCGCCCGCCCCCTCATCCGCCGCGAGCGGCTGAAGGTTTAG
- a CDS encoding ferredoxin:protochlorophyllide reductase (ATP-dependent) subunit B, which translates to MQLALWTYEAPTHVGALRIATSMEGVHCVLHAPLGDSYADLLFTMVERRAQRPPVSYTSFQQRDLGRSTADLVKDTVRSAYERFRPEVLLVSESCTAELLQDQAGTLARTLGLPVPVLPLDLPSWSRKETWGASETFLRLVRALLKPRAPAPGAERPRREAGRRPRANLLGATALGFRCRDDLVEVTRLLERVGVDVHVIAPLGARPRDLLRIPEADFNICLYPEVAETTCAWLERLFSQPWVRTVPIGVGATRDFLAEIGRVAGIDVSAALNGPPSRLPWYSHSVDATYLTGKRVFIFADATHAIAAARIVAEELGMSVVGLGTYLREQARPVRAAAEAYGIEALISDDYLEVEARISESQPELVLGTQMERHVAKRLGIPCAVISAPAHVQDFPARYAPQMGFAGADVIFDTWVHPLMMGLEEHLITMFRGDFEFREGAAPSHLGSSPTPTPTPTPTPTPTPTPTPTPTPTAELEGPAPPAVDPRPGAQMPESGPVWDAQAEQELKKIPFFVRGKARRNTERFARERGLATISMETLYDAKAYFGR; encoded by the coding sequence ATGCAACTCGCCCTCTGGACCTACGAAGCCCCGACGCATGTCGGCGCACTACGGATCGCCACCTCCATGGAGGGGGTGCATTGCGTGCTGCACGCCCCCTTGGGCGACAGCTACGCGGACCTGCTCTTCACCATGGTGGAGCGCCGGGCCCAACGCCCACCGGTCTCTTACACCAGCTTCCAGCAACGGGACCTGGGGCGGAGCACCGCCGATCTGGTCAAGGATACCGTGCGCTCCGCCTACGAGCGCTTTCGCCCCGAGGTCCTGCTGGTGAGCGAGTCCTGCACGGCGGAACTCCTGCAGGATCAGGCCGGTACCCTGGCCCGGACCCTGGGTCTGCCGGTGCCCGTCCTGCCCTTGGACCTGCCCTCCTGGTCGCGCAAGGAGACCTGGGGGGCGAGCGAGACCTTCCTGCGTCTGGTGCGCGCGCTCCTGAAGCCCCGGGCGCCCGCCCCGGGCGCCGAGCGGCCGCGCCGCGAGGCGGGGCGGCGTCCCCGCGCTAACCTGCTAGGCGCCACCGCGCTGGGTTTCCGCTGCCGCGACGATCTGGTGGAGGTCACCCGGTTGCTGGAGCGGGTGGGCGTCGATGTCCATGTCATCGCCCCGCTGGGCGCCCGGCCCCGGGACCTGCTGCGCATCCCGGAGGCGGACTTCAACATCTGTCTCTATCCCGAGGTGGCGGAGACGACCTGCGCCTGGCTGGAGCGCCTCTTCAGCCAACCCTGGGTGCGGACGGTGCCCATTGGCGTGGGGGCCACGCGCGATTTCCTGGCGGAGATCGGCCGGGTCGCCGGCATCGATGTGAGCGCGGCGCTCAACGGGCCCCCGTCACGGCTGCCCTGGTATAGCCACTCGGTGGATGCGACCTATCTCACCGGCAAGCGGGTCTTCATCTTCGCCGATGCCACCCATGCCATCGCCGCGGCCCGCATCGTCGCCGAGGAGTTGGGCATGAGCGTCGTGGGCCTGGGGACCTATCTGCGCGAGCAGGCCCGCCCGGTGCGCGCGGCTGCCGAGGCCTATGGGATCGAGGCCCTGATCAGCGACGATTACCTGGAGGTCGAGGCCCGGATCAGCGAGTCGCAGCCGGAGCTGGTCCTGGGCACCCAGATGGAACGGCACGTCGCCAAGCGCCTGGGGATTCCCTGCGCCGTCATCTCGGCCCCGGCGCACGTCCAGGACTTTCCCGCCCGTTACGCGCCGCAGATGGGCTTCGCGGGGGCGGATGTCATCTTCGACACCTGGGTGCATCCCCTCATGATGGGGCTCGAAGAGCATCTGATCACCATGTTTCGGGGGGATTTCGAGTTTCGGGAGGGCGCCGCCCCCTCGCATCTGGGATCGTCCCCGACCCCGACCCCGACCCCGACCCCGACCCCGACCCCGACCCCGACCCCGACCCCGACCCCGACCCCGACCGCGGAGCTTGAAGGCCCCGCGCCTCCGGCGGTCGATCCGCGACCGGGCGCGCAAATGCCGGAGTCCGGTCCCGTCTGGGATGCCCAGGCCGAGCAGGAACTCAAGAAGATTCCCTTTTTCGTCCGCGGCAAAGCCCGCCGCAATACCGAACGCTTCGCCCGGGAGCGTGGCCTTGCTACCATCAGTATGGAGACCCTCTACGATGCCAAAGCCTATTTTGGCCGCTAA
- a CDS encoding magnesium chelatase subunit H gives MPKPILAAKKGHASLDTTPVRVVMLSLDSHLASTIERAQADLRTVLPGLSISMHAATDWNEDPESLVRCLADISRGDIIMVTMLVMEEHILPVLPTLQARRDACDAMVVCMSAAEMMRLTRMGGFRMDGTGGGPMALLRRLRGKSKPNENKNAGAQQMSMLRRIPKLLRFIPGTAQDVRAYFLTLQYWLAGSDENVAALVTFLIDRYAEGPRRGLRGLFKVPPPVEYAEVGLYHPRLRGRVGEDLARVPMPARPARGRVGLLLMRSYVLAGNTAHYDSVIEALEGRGLQVVPAFASGLDARPAIERFFIRNGKALVDAVVSLTGFSLVGGPAYNDNHAAQEVLAGLDVPYITALAVEFQTLEQWQTSAQGLMPVEATMMVAIPELDGATGPLVFGGRSNAALPERARDMQPQTERIEVLAERVERLVRLRHTPRSQRKIAMVLFNFPPNAGNTGTAAYLSVFASLFNTLTELRDAGYGVEVPESVDVLRESIINGNAARYGAHANVHARVRTDDHVRRETWLKEIEKQWGPAPGRQQTDGASLFVLGQSFGNVFVGVQPAFGYEGDPMRLQFEKGFTPTHAFSAFYRWISEEFGAHAVLHFGTHGALEFMPGKQAGLCGTCWPDRLIGALPNFYLYASNNPSEGMIAKRRSAATLVSYLTPPIAHAGLYRGLIDLKVSLERFRGLAPENQDERGQLAELIQAQAAEMDLTAAEPAWGREAEDCVARLAATVLELEYTLIPHGLHVVGKPPSADQRADMLLAVAEASHDVRPAKPAIAALVAGQTPEAVLALAGLAPEEANLTLFRELANTDRLLAKDTELPGIVHALDGCYVRPAPGGDLLRTPDILPTGRNLHGFDPFRLPSAFAVRDGDAQAARLLERHLAEGNKFPESIALVLWGTDNLKTEGGPIAQALALMGTRPRFDSYGRLAGASLIPLEELGRPRVDVVMTLSGIFRDLLPLQTRMLAEAAYLAAVAEEPEERNFVRKHALAYQAAKGCDLETAALRVFSNADGAYGANVNYLVDSSRWGEEDELAETYTRRKCFAFGRTGKLMRQPELLCSVLSDVQLAYQNLDSVELGVTTIDHYFDTLGGISRAVSRSKGGDIPVYIGDQTRGNGVVRTLAEQVAVETRTRMLNPKWYEGMLEHGYEGVRQIEVHITNTMGWSATTGQVAPWVYQRLTETYVLDAEMRERLAALNPTASAKVASRLIEAHERRYWTPDPATLEALRRAGEELEDRLEGVLEAAA, from the coding sequence ATGCCAAAGCCTATTTTGGCCGCTAAAAAGGGCCACGCGTCCTTGGACACCACCCCGGTTCGCGTGGTGATGTTGTCCCTGGACAGCCACCTCGCGAGTACGATCGAGCGCGCCCAGGCAGATCTGAGGACAGTCCTGCCTGGCTTGTCCATCAGCATGCATGCCGCCACCGACTGGAACGAGGACCCCGAGTCCCTGGTGCGCTGCCTGGCGGACATCAGCCGGGGCGATATCATCATGGTCACCATGCTGGTCATGGAGGAACACATCCTGCCGGTCTTGCCCACCCTCCAGGCCCGCCGTGATGCCTGCGACGCCATGGTGGTCTGCATGTCCGCCGCCGAGATGATGCGCCTCACCCGGATGGGCGGCTTTCGCATGGACGGCACCGGTGGCGGTCCCATGGCCCTTCTAAGGCGGCTGCGGGGCAAGTCCAAACCCAACGAGAACAAGAACGCTGGCGCCCAGCAGATGTCCATGCTGCGCCGTATCCCCAAGCTGCTGCGCTTCATCCCGGGCACGGCCCAGGACGTCCGCGCCTATTTCCTGACCCTGCAATACTGGTTGGCGGGTTCCGACGAGAATGTGGCCGCCCTGGTGACCTTCCTGATCGACCGCTACGCCGAGGGCCCGCGGCGCGGCTTGCGCGGCTTATTCAAGGTGCCGCCCCCCGTGGAGTATGCCGAGGTCGGCCTCTATCATCCGCGCCTTAGGGGCCGGGTCGGCGAGGATCTGGCCCGAGTGCCGATGCCGGCGCGTCCCGCCCGGGGCCGGGTGGGCCTTCTGCTGATGCGATCCTATGTCCTGGCGGGTAACACGGCCCATTACGACAGTGTGATCGAGGCCCTGGAGGGGCGCGGCCTGCAGGTCGTTCCCGCCTTCGCCAGCGGGCTCGATGCCCGACCCGCCATCGAGCGCTTCTTCATCCGTAATGGTAAGGCCCTGGTGGACGCCGTGGTCTCGCTCACCGGCTTTTCCCTGGTCGGGGGGCCCGCCTATAACGACAACCATGCCGCCCAGGAGGTCCTCGCCGGACTGGATGTGCCCTACATCACGGCCCTGGCAGTGGAATTCCAGACCCTGGAGCAGTGGCAGACCTCCGCTCAGGGGCTGATGCCGGTCGAGGCGACCATGATGGTCGCCATCCCCGAACTCGACGGCGCCACCGGGCCCCTCGTCTTCGGTGGCCGCTCCAACGCCGCCCTCCCCGAGCGGGCGCGGGACATGCAACCCCAGACCGAGCGCATCGAAGTCCTGGCGGAGCGGGTGGAACGGCTGGTCCGGTTGCGCCACACGCCGCGCTCCCAGCGCAAGATCGCCATGGTGCTGTTCAACTTCCCCCCCAACGCCGGCAATACGGGCACCGCCGCCTATCTCTCCGTCTTTGCCTCCCTCTTCAATACGCTGACGGAGTTGCGCGATGCCGGTTATGGAGTGGAGGTGCCGGAATCCGTGGACGTGCTGCGGGAGTCCATCATCAACGGCAACGCGGCGCGCTATGGTGCCCATGCCAATGTTCATGCCAGGGTGCGAACCGACGACCATGTGCGGCGCGAGACCTGGCTCAAGGAGATCGAGAAGCAGTGGGGCCCCGCCCCGGGCCGCCAGCAGACCGATGGCGCCTCCCTCTTCGTCTTGGGCCAGTCCTTTGGCAACGTCTTCGTCGGCGTCCAGCCGGCCTTCGGCTACGAAGGCGATCCCATGCGCCTCCAGTTCGAGAAAGGCTTCACCCCGACCCATGCCTTCTCCGCCTTTTACCGCTGGATCAGCGAGGAATTTGGCGCCCACGCCGTGCTGCACTTCGGCACCCATGGCGCCCTGGAGTTCATGCCCGGCAAGCAGGCAGGGCTCTGCGGGACCTGTTGGCCGGACCGTCTTATCGGGGCCCTGCCGAATTTTTACCTCTATGCCTCCAATAACCCCTCGGAGGGCATGATCGCCAAGCGCCGTTCCGCGGCGACCCTGGTCAGTTATCTGACCCCCCCCATCGCCCATGCGGGGCTCTATCGCGGTCTCATCGACCTCAAGGTGTCCCTGGAGCGCTTTCGGGGCCTGGCCCCGGAGAACCAGGACGAGCGCGGCCAACTCGCGGAGTTGATCCAAGCCCAGGCCGCGGAGATGGATTTGACCGCCGCCGAGCCCGCCTGGGGGCGGGAGGCCGAAGACTGCGTGGCCCGGCTCGCGGCGACGGTACTGGAACTCGAGTACACCCTGATTCCCCATGGGCTGCACGTGGTCGGCAAGCCGCCCTCGGCGGATCAGCGCGCCGATATGTTGCTGGCGGTGGCGGAGGCGTCACATGACGTGCGTCCCGCCAAGCCCGCTATCGCGGCCCTGGTCGCCGGCCAGACGCCGGAGGCGGTCCTGGCCCTGGCGGGGCTGGCGCCCGAGGAGGCGAATCTCACCCTGTTCCGGGAGTTGGCGAACACCGATCGCCTCCTCGCCAAGGACACCGAGCTGCCGGGGATTGTCCATGCCCTGGATGGCTGCTATGTCCGCCCGGCCCCCGGCGGCGATCTGCTCCGTACCCCGGACATCCTGCCCACCGGGCGCAACCTCCATGGCTTCGATCCCTTCCGCCTGCCCAGCGCCTTCGCGGTGCGTGATGGCGACGCCCAGGCGGCGCGCCTGCTGGAACGGCACCTGGCCGAGGGCAATAAGTTCCCGGAATCCATTGCCCTGGTGCTCTGGGGCACGGACAACCTCAAGACCGAGGGCGGACCCATCGCCCAGGCCCTGGCCCTCATGGGTACGCGGCCCCGTTTTGATAGCTATGGCCGCCTCGCCGGAGCCAGCCTCATTCCCCTCGAAGAGCTGGGACGCCCCCGGGTCGATGTGGTCATGACCCTGTCGGGCATTTTCCGCGACCTTCTGCCACTGCAAACCCGCATGTTAGCGGAGGCCGCCTATCTGGCCGCCGTCGCGGAGGAGCCCGAGGAGCGCAATTTCGTCCGCAAGCATGCCCTGGCCTACCAGGCGGCCAAGGGCTGCGACCTCGAAACCGCCGCCCTGCGGGTCTTCAGCAACGCGGATGGCGCCTATGGGGCCAACGTCAACTACCTGGTGGACAGCAGTCGTTGGGGCGAGGAGGACGAGCTGGCCGAGACCTATACCCGCCGCAAGTGCTTTGCCTTTGGGCGGACGGGCAAGCTGATGCGCCAGCCCGAACTGCTGTGCAGCGTGCTGTCCGATGTGCAACTCGCCTACCAGAATCTGGATTCCGTTGAACTCGGCGTCACCACCATCGACCACTATTTCGATACCCTGGGCGGCATCAGTCGCGCCGTGAGCCGCTCCAAGGGCGGCGACATCCCCGTCTATATTGGCGACCAGACCCGGGGTAACGGCGTGGTCCGCACCCTGGCCGAGCAGGTGGCCGTGGAGACCCGCACCCGCATGCTCAATCCCAAGTGGTACGAGGGCATGCTGGAGCATGGCTACGAGGGGGTGCGTCAGATCGAGGTCCACATCACCAACACCATGGGCTGGTCGGCCACGACGGGGCAGGTCGCCCCCTGGGTCTATCAACGCCTGACCGAGACCTATGTCCTAGACGCCGAGATGCGCGAGCGTCTGGCCGCTCTCAACCCCACGGCATCCGCCAAGGTCGCCAGCCGGCTCATCGAGGCCCATGAGCGCCGTTACTGGACGCCGGACCCAGCCACCCTGGAGGCCCTGCGCCGGGCGGGTGAGGAGTTAGAGGATCGGCTTGAGGGCGTCCTGGAGGCGGCGGCGTGA